One genomic window of Pungitius pungitius chromosome 11, fPunPun2.1, whole genome shotgun sequence includes the following:
- the cd4-1 gene encoding CD4-1 molecule codes for MEMRNVCHSVFLLLAALTSFTGAVEVKYAQLGEPATIRPPGDDGLSKCYMYWQLKGKDPHINPLAWRSHLGGMGVSSDDQWKGRLSLSGDSLIIKDVQETDFQTIVFERTCGTKTSSTEYKLLKLTVSVNPSSALLPGDTLSLSCGAETLQGQKGPEIHWLNPWGETIGKGPQPLTLKVTSQDSGQWTCVFANENTAKVSVTVLDLSPALLHPQYTSKSWPLTVPCSLSANITWQQIKKDVQEVHWHFVPKSGLSRRLFSLSLEDPPTWKADRNSELCPVPDPKKGDLSLTRSQGSEEDQGDYVCTMRFKNGVSLNRTVHVEVLQITSSLGTEFVSGQQLNLTCSIGHPTPSDLQLKWVPPEQSSLSSLASDRHLAHFTIPQVGTGDGGKWRCELWRSDALLTSAEITLKIEPRLSSWMLVVICSVTVIVILLLILAFILYRRRQQRRTHLGRRFCKCKAPKPKGFYRT; via the exons ATGGAAATGAGGAATGTTTGTCactccgtcttcctcctcctggctGCGCTCACGTCCTTCACGG gcGCAGTGGAGGTGAAATATGCTCAACTGGGAGAGCCGGCTACCATTAGGCCTCCTGGGGATGATGGTTTATCAAAGTGTTACATGTATTGGCAGCTAAAAGGCAAGGACCCTCACATTAATCCACTTGCCTGGCGCAGCCATTTAGGCGGAATGGGGGTATCTTCAG ATGACCAATGGAAAGGCAGATTGTCTTTGTCCGGCGACTCGCTGATCATCAAAGACGTACAAGAGACTGACTTCCAGACCATTGTCTTTGAACGCACTTGTGGTACTAAAACATCCTCAACTGAATATAAACTTCTCAAACTCACAG TGAGTGTGAACCCATCCTCTGCTCTGCTGCCGGGGGACACGCTGTCTTTGTCCTGCGGCGCAGAGACTCTTCAAGGTCAGAAGGGCCCAGAGATACATTGGCTGAATCCCTGGGGAGAGACAATTGGAAAAGGTCCTCAACCACTGACTCTGAAAGTAACGAGCCAAGACAGTGGCCAGTGGACTTGTGTTTTTGCAAACGAGAACACGGCCAAAGTTTCTGTCACGGTTTTAG ACCTCTCCCCAGCACTTTTACATCCTCAATACACATCTAAATCCTGGCCTCTCACCGTGCCCTGTTCCCTCTCTGCTAACATCACGTGGCAACAAATCAAGAAGGACGTCCAAGAAGTTCACTGGCACTTTGTCCCCAAATCCGGCTTGAGTCGGaggctcttctccctctctctggagGATCCACCAACCTGGAAGGCGGACCGAAACAGTGAACTATGCCCTGTACCAGACCCTAAGAAAGGAGACCTGTCTTTGACCAGAAGCCAAGGGAGTGAAGAAGACCAAGGAGATTATGTGTGCACCATGAGATTTAAAAACGGCGTGTCTCTGAACAGGACTGTGCACGTAGAGGTGCTGCAAA TCACCTCCTCTCTGGGAACAGAGTTCGTCTCTGGCCAGCAGCTCAACTTGACCTGCAGCATTGGCCACCCGACGCCCTCTGACCTGCAACTGAAGTGGGTTCCGCCCGAACAATCGTCCCTGTCCTCACTGGCCTCTGACCGTCACCTCGCCCATTTCACCATCCCACAAGTGGGGACGGGCGACGGCGGGAAGTGGAGATGTGAGTTGTGGCGAAGCGACGCGCTGCTGACGTCGGCCGAGATAACGCTGAAGATCG AACCCAGATTGAGTTCATGGATGCTGGTGGTCATTTGTAGTGTCACAGTCATCGTAATCCTCCTACTCATCCTGGCATTCATCCTCTACAGACGCAGACAG CAACGGAGGACACACCTCGGGCGTCGATTCTGCAAATGCAAAGC CCCCAAACCCAAAGGATTCTACAGAACATGA